CCATTGCATCAAGAGAAAAATAAAAAGGAGCTGTCGGGAAAACCTCGACAGCTCCTTTTTATTCGTGCATAAACATATTTTGAATGGATTCATGAGAATTTGTATTCTCTAATGCAACAAGTAATTTAATGCGTGCTTTTTGTGCATTTAAGCCGTATGTGAATACAATGCCCATATCTTTTAAGTGTTTACCGCCACCTTCATACGAATATACGTCTTGAACGATACCGTTGAAACAGCGAGAAACTAATACGACAGGAATACCTCTATTTAATAATCTTTCTAGACTAGGTAGTGTTCTTGGAGGGAGATTACCTTGTCCAAGAGCTTCGATAACAATGCCGTCTACAGGAAGATTTTCGATTGCTGCTAATAATGTATCATCCATGCCAGCATATGCTTTTAGAACAACTACATTTTTAGACACTTTGTTTATCGTATATGTTTCGTGATGTACTAAAGCGTGATGGAAGACAACGCCGCGTTTTGTTACCATTCCAATTGGTCCGTATTGTGGGCTTTGGAATGTTGCAACATTACTTGTATGTGTTTTCGTTACATTTGTAGCGCAATGAATTTCGTCGTTTAATACGACTAAAACACCTTTTTCTGCAGCTTCATCACAACTAGCAACTTTTACAGCTGATAAGAAGTTATATAGACCATCAGCACCTAACTCATTGCTAGAGCGCATTGCACCTGTCACTACGATCGGAATAGTTGCTTGTACTGTTAAATCTAAGAAATAAGCTGTTTCTTCTAATGTATCCGTGCCATGCGTAATGACTACGCCATGAATGTTGTCTTGTTTTACTCTTTCATCAATGATGACTTGTAATTGTAACATTTCGCTCGGTGTCATATGAGGAGATGGTAGGTGGAACACATCTTCAACGATTAAATCAACATCGGCTTCTAAATCAGGAATGAATTTTAAAAGAGGATTTTCTTCACCTGGTTGTACGACCCCAGTTTCTTTATCTTCCTCCATTGCAATTGTTCCACCTGTGTGTAAAACTAGGATTCTTTTCAATGCTTATACCCCTTTCAAGTAAAAAAATACATTTAGAACATAACATGTTTTGAGTAAATTCGACAATGGAAATGTATAAAAGTATGCCTCGAAAATGACAATAAAATTAACTGCTATATGTACGATGTATAAAATCATGAAACGAAATGTGCAAATATAGTATAGGAGGGAAGAATTCCGGTGAAAAAGATGGAGAGAATTTTTATTCGTATATTAATAATACAATTCATTTGTCTTTCTGTTGTGCAATTGTTATTTATACATAAGTCATCAGTGAAATATTTATCTAAAATTGTTTATTATGAGGGTGTCATGGTAAAAAACAAAGTGGAAATCTTGCAGGTGAATAGGTAGTTTTCATTTTCTTCTATGAAGGATTATGCTACAATAATTGAGGATTTAATGACGTGAAGCAAATGAGAAGAAGCAGGGTGAACACCTGCTTTTCGTTTTGTTTTATAAGTGAAAAAATGAGGTGTTACAATGGATAAACGAATTTCAATTGCTATAGATGGTCCAGCAGCTGCTGGGAAAAGTACAGTGGCAAAAGTTGTTGCGAAGGAACTTTCTTACGTTTATATTGATACAGGCGCAATGTACCGTACGCTTACATATGCAGCCCTTGAACAAAAAGTAGACATTGAAAATGAAGAGCAGTTAATGGAAGTTGTAAAGAATGTAAATATTGAGTTTCAGCAAGGAGAAAATACACAGCTTGTATTTTTAAATGGACAAGATGTTTCTGAAGTAATTCGTACACCTGATGTGACGAATCGAGTATCTATTGTAGCGAAACATCGCCTTGTTCGTGAAGAAATGGTACGTCGTCAGCAAGAGTTAGCGAAAAAAGGCGGCGTTGTAATGGACGGCCGTGATATTGGTACACATGTATTACCGGATGCTGAAGTGAAAATCTTTATGCTTGCTTCTGTTGAAGAAAGAGCGGAAAGAAGACATTTAGAAAATTTAAATAAAGGTTTCGATTCTAATTTAGAGCAGCTAAAAGAAGAAATTGCTCAGCGTGATAAATTAGATTCAGAACGCGAAGTTTCTCCACTAAAAAAGGCTGATGATGCATTGGAATTAGATACGACTTCTTTATCAATTGAAGAAGTTGTCCAAAAAATTATGAGCATTGTTTCTGGAGTGTTTGCGAAATAAAGAAAGGGGATAGTCCTCTTTCTTTTTTTGTTTAAATAGAAATGTAAAGGATACGTGAATTGTGAGTCTCTTTCCTTGACAAATGAGCTGATTTGTAAGAAGTTAGTTAAAGAGGAATAAAACTGTCAGAATATATTCGCTATTATATTTCAAAACATACTTTTTTCAAGCTGGTTTTGCTGTATACTATTTATATAGGTTTAATATATTTTCTTGTGAATGTTATTGAAAAAGAGTATGTGATGAGAAATTCTTAAACATGCAAATGAAAACTTTGTTTTCATTTCGTATATACATAAAAAATGCTTTGTCAATTCTGTAGGGAGGTATTTCCATGGTAGAGAAAATGAATGAAGAAGTTATGGATTCAAAAGAATTACAAGTTGGTGACGTTGTTACAGGTTCTGTAACGAAGGTTGAAGAGAAACAAGTGCTTGTAAATGTTGGATACAAAACAGATGGCGTAATTCCAATTAGTGAATTAGCTAACGTTCATATTGAAAAAGCAAGCGATGTTGTAGAATTAGATCAAACACTAGAGTTGAAAATTATTAAATTAGAAGAAGATGATCTTGTCTTATCTAAACGTGCTGTTGATGCAGAAAAAGCATGGGTAGAACTACAAGAGAAATTTACTTCTGGTCATGTATTTGATGTTATTGTAAAAGATATTGTGAATGGCGGATTAGTTGTGGACCTTGGTGTTCGCGGTTTTATTCCAGCTTCACTTGTAGAAGTACATTATGTAGAAGACTTTACTGACTATAAAGGTAAAACATTAGCGGTGAAAATTGTTGAATTAGACCGTGAAAAAAATCGTGTAATCCTTTCGCATAAAGCGGTAGTAGAATTAGAACTAGATTCTAAGAAAAAAGAAGCAATTTCTTCATTAAAAGAAGGGGACGTTGTTGAAGGAACAGTACAACGATTAACTGACTTTGGCGCATTCGTTAACGTTGGTGGAGTGGACGGTTTAGTTCACATTTCACAAATTTCACACGAACGTGTAGAGCAACCTTCTGAAGTGTTAGAGCAAGGTCAAAAGGTTAAGGTAAAGGTGTTATCTGTTGATGCTGATACACAACGTATTTCTTTATCAATTAAAGCAGCTCAACCAGGACCTTGGGAAAACGTTGCTGGCGAAATAAAAGCTGGAGATATTCGTGAGGGAGTAGTAAAACGCCTTGTTACATTTGGTGCATTCGTTGAGATTTTACCGGGCGTTGAAGGGCTTGTACACGTATCTCAAATTGCAAATCGTCACGTGAAAAATCCGAATGAAGTATTGGAAATGGGACAAGAAGTAAAAGTGAAAGTACTTGAAGTTCACGTAGCAGAGAAACGTATTTCTTTAAGTATAAAAGAAGCGCTTGAGGAAAATAATGTAACTGAAGATTATAGTCAGTATGAGCCAAATGCTGATTCTGCTACTTTCCAATTAAGTGATATTATTGGTGAACAACTGAAAAAATTAAAGAAATAATGAGGGGTACAAGTGGTAAGGGCAAAACGTAAATTAGATCATATTGAATACGCTCTTTCTACTGGCCAGTCTCGTACGCATGGCTTTCATGATATTGATTTTGTGCATCAAAGCTTGCCAAATTCAAATTATGACACAATAACATGTGAAACAAAAATCGGCGAACTTTCACTAAGTTCGCCGATTTTTATCAATGCGATGACTGGTGGTGGAGGAGAGAAAACGTTACATATTAATGAGCAATTAGCATATGTAGCGAAACATCATAACCTTGCTATGGCTGTAGGTTCGCAAATGGCGGCGTTAAAAGATGAAAGTGAAGCTGCTTCTTATAAGGTGATTAGAAAGGTAAACCCAAATGGTATTTTCTTTGCTAATTTAGGTAGTGAGGCAACTATCGAGCAGGCAGAGCGCGCCGTTGATATGATTGAAGCGAATGCATTACAAATTCATTTAAATGTCATACAAGAGTTAACGATGCCAGAAGGAGACCGTGATTTTACTGGAGTACTTCAGCGCATTGAGAAAATTGTTTTAAATAGTAAAGTTCCTATCATTGTAAAAGAAGTTGGATTTGGGATGAGTAAGGAAACAATGCAACAGTTAGTGAACGTAGGTGTAACAGCAATTGATATTGGTGGGCAAGGTGGTACGAATTTTGCTGCTGTTGAAAACGAAAGAAGACAGCGAATGCTTTCTTATTTTAATAACTGGGGCATACAAACAGCAACCTCGATTATTGAAGCAACCTCTACAAATAATAACCTCTCTTTTATTGCATCTGGGGGTATACAAACAGCGCTTGACGTAGCGAAAGCAATCGCATTAGGGGCGAATACAACTGCGTTTGCTGGTTATTTTTTACGTATTTTAATGCAAGATGGTATCGAGAAGTTAGTAGATGAAATTGAGCTTCTACATACAGATTTGAAATTTATAATGACAGCTCTTGGTGCGAAGACGATAGAAGAGTTGCAATCTGTACCTCTTGTTGTAAAGGGTGAAACATATCATTGGTTAATGCAGCGTGGTATTGATACTGCGCATTATAGTAGGAGATAAAAAATCAACCATTCGGTTGATTTTTTTTTGTTCTATTCTTTTTCGTAATATAAAGTGGAGAATGGAATTAGTATTATATAAAAATATCATTTCGTAAAAATTGTAATTGAAAAAGGGTTGAAAAATGTAGATGGTGTGTTGTCGAATTACTGGAGAGAACTTAATTTTTAATGGGAATAGGTGAAGGTAAAAAGAAGTAATGGGAGGATATAGTATGCGAAATATTATTTCGATATAAATAGAAATCATTAAACTGATTATGTAAAAGACGGTTTCGTACAATATAGAAACCGTCTTTTTGTATTAATTAGTGCTGGTTTTGTTTTCGAGCCTGTTCTGGTGTATCAAGTCCAGTTGCACCTGGATATTGTAGTGATTGATCACGATCGGATTCAACGCGGCGTGATTCTCGTAGTTTTCGTTCTTGGCGATCTTTACCCATAATGAATAACACCTCCTTGTTAAAAGTGTTGCTGTTATAAGAAAAAACTATGCGTAAATAAAGTGGATTAACTTTCATAAAAAGTTCCCATAATGGAAAACATAGGAGGTGAAGTTGATGGATGGAAGTACTTTTTATTTTGTAGCTTGGATAGGGTGGATCATTGTAACCTTTTTTATGAAAAAGGACCCTATCCGATGGAAGTTAGGCGCTTGTATACTGATTTTTATAATTTGCTCTCCGTTACATGTAACGATTGCCTCATTCGTGGTATCAGTAAATGCTCTTTTACTTTGTATTATTTCTTTTATAGGGATCACGCTATATTCCGTCTGGAAAAAATTGTATAGCTTACTTTCGGCACTTATTATTGCAATGTTATATACAAGTTTTCATCTGTTAGAAATATATGATCCGATTTGGATTGTGGTGGATAGAGTGTTTCTGCTAAGTAGTGCTCTTGTGTATGCATCGGTGTTATTGCATGGGGATCGCATATTACGATTATGTTCTCTATATGTAGGGATGTTACAAGCAGAGCTGCTAGTCACATTTATTTTTAGCAAATTGAATTTTCCATATGATTACGGTAGTTTAGCATTTTTTGATATCGTCGCCATTTCTACATTATTCATGGCAATATTGTTTTGGATTGCAAAAGCATCAGTATACATGGAACGGTTTAAGAGAAAAACACGTAAAAGAAAGGCGAGGGTAATACATGACTGAATATACACCAGCCATTTTATGCGGCGTAATAGCGGGGACAGTTACAAGGGTGCTAATGCTTCGGACGGATACGCGGCAATATCCGACGAGGCTACATGGGAAAATTATTCATATTGCAATGGGGTTAATTGCAGCTGCTTTAGGAGCGATTGCAATCCCGTCTATTTTGAAAAAAGATTTTTCTGCCATTACATTTCTTACATTAGCAGCGACACAATTTCGTGATGTACGTAATATGGAAAGAAATACGCTTCAACAATTAGATGGGTATGAGCTCGTACCGCGTGGAAATACATACATTGAAGGAATTGCATTGGTTTTTGAAAGTCGCAACTATTTGGCAATGTTAACGTCGTTTGCAACGACGTTTGCGTATATAGGATTCCGTTCATGGATTGCAGGAGTAATTATGGCTATAATCGCATTTTTTATCGCGAAAAAATTAATGTCTGGTAAAAGGCTACATGATCTTGTTGAAATTGAGCACGTTCCGCTTCGTTTTGAAGGAGCAGGGCTTTATATTGACAATATTTACATTATGAATATTGGATTGCCAGCAAGACAAGAAGAAATTATGAAATATGGTATGGGTTTTATTTTAAAGCCGAAATCAATTGATGCGATGGTTACAATCTCAAATTTAGGGCAACGACAAGCTATTTTACACGATGTTTCAGTAGCGTTAGGGATTTATAGAGATTCTGGTACACCAGCGCTTGTACCGTTAGCAAAGCGTGATTTAGAGGATGGCAGGGTTGGGATTTTTGTCCTGCCGCAAGATCAAGATGCAGAGAAAGCGATAGGTGTCATAGGAAATGTACCAACGTTAGAAAGTGCTGTCCATATGTCATCGGAAGCCCCAAAAGGAAGGGGAGATAAGCGATGATGTTAGAAAGTGTTATTCTGGCAGTTATAACAACGACTCCAGAAAAATTTGCAGGTGGTGCTCCTTTATTCGTTTGCGAATCGACGGAGGAACTAGAATTTGTTGCAAATAATTTAGAAGCAATTTTAGATGGTATTGCACATCGCTTACAAGAGAATGTATATATTATTGTGAAACATTAGCAACGTGTGTTATAATGTGAGGTGTTTTGATACGTTGAGAAATATTCTGGAATGCAAATCCCTTCTTGCACAAAGAAGGGTTTTTTACATAATAAACAGAAGCAAGTTGAAAGGATGAAAGTATATGCCGAAACCAGTAATAGCGATAGTAGGTCGCCCGAACGTAGGGAAATCTACTATTTTCAATAGAATTGTTGGAGAAAGAGTTTCAATCGTAGAAGATATTCCAGGTGTAACGCGCGATCGTATTTATAGCGCTGGAGAATGGTTAAATCATGAATTTAACATTATTGATACGGGCGGAATTGATATTGGAGACGAGCCGTTTTTGACACAAATTCGTCAACAAGCTGAAGTAGCAATTGATGAAGCGGATGTTATCATTTTTATGACAAACGGTCGTGACGGTGTAACAGCAGCTGATGAAGAAGTTGCAAAAATTTTATATCGTTCAAATAAACCGGTTGTACTTGCAGTAAATAAAGTAGACAATCCGGAAATGCGCAGTGACATTTATGACTTTTATGCATTAGGATTTGGCGAACCATTCCCAATTTCAGGTACACACGGATTAGGGTTAGGTGACTTACTAGACGAAGCTGCACAACATTTTCCAAAGATTGAAGAAGACGGATATGATGAAGACACAATTCGTTTCTCTTTAATTGGACGTCCAAACGTAGGGAAATCATCACTTGTAAATGCTCTTCTTGGTCAAGAGCGTGTAATTGTTAGTAATGTAGCAGGAACAACTCGTGATGCTGTCGATACACCATATAGTAAAGATGGAAAAGATTATGTAATTATTGATACAGCTGGTATGCGTAAAAAAGGAAAAGTGTATGAAAGTACAGAAAAATATAGTGTACTTCGTGCGCTAAGAGCGATTGAACGTTCTGACGTTGTTTTAGTCGTTTTAGATGGTGAAGAAGGAATTATTGAGCAAGATAAAAAAATCGCTGGATATGCTCATGATTCAGGGCGAGCTGTTGTTATCGTTGTAAATAAATGGGATGCAGTGAAAAAAGACGAAAAAACAATGAAAGCATTTGAAGAAAATATCCGTGCTCATTTCCAATTCTTAGAATACGCACCAATTGTTTTCTTATCTGCAAAAACGAGAAAACGTACACAAACATTAATACCGGTTATCGATGAGGTAAATGAAAGTCATAGTATCCGTATTCAAACGAACGTATTAAACGATGTAATTATGGATGCGGTAGCGATGAATCCGACGCCAACTCATAATGGTAGCCGTCTGAAAATTTTCTATGCAACACAAGTTGCGGTAAAACCACCGACATTTGTTGTGTTTGTAAACGATCCTGAATTATTGCACTTCTCATATGAGCGTTTCTTAAAGAATCGCTTACGTGAATCATTTGGCTTCGTAGGAACGCCGATTCACATTATCGCTAGAGCAAGAGACTAATGGAGAGGATGTGATTTTATGACAAAAATCACAGTAGTAGGAGCAGGTAGCTGGGGAACAGCGTTAGCGATGGTATTAGCTGACAATGGACATGATGTACGTATTTGGGGAAATCGCCCAGAACTTATGGATGAAATTAATACGAAACATGAGAA
This DNA window, taken from Bacillus cereus ATCC 14579, encodes the following:
- the ansA gene encoding asparaginase; amino-acid sequence: MKRILVLHTGGTIAMEEDKETGVVQPGEENPLLKFIPDLEADVDLIVEDVFHLPSPHMTPSEMLQLQVIIDERVKQDNIHGVVITHGTDTLEETAYFLDLTVQATIPIVVTGAMRSSNELGADGLYNFLSAVKVASCDEAAEKGVLVVLNDEIHCATNVTKTHTSNVATFQSPQYGPIGMVTKRGVVFHHALVHHETYTINKVSKNVVVLKAYAGMDDTLLAAIENLPVDGIVIEALGQGNLPPRTLPSLERLLNRGIPVVLVSRCFNGIVQDVYSYEGGGKHLKDMGIVFTYGLNAQKARIKLLVALENTNSHESIQNMFMHE
- a CDS encoding YpfB family protein codes for the protein MKKMERIFIRILIIQFICLSVVQLLFIHKSSVKYLSKIVYYEGVMVKNKVEILQVNR
- the cmk gene encoding (d)CMP kinase; this translates as MDKRISIAIDGPAAAGKSTVAKVVAKELSYVYIDTGAMYRTLTYAALEQKVDIENEEQLMEVVKNVNIEFQQGENTQLVFLNGQDVSEVIRTPDVTNRVSIVAKHRLVREEMVRRQQELAKKGGVVMDGRDIGTHVLPDAEVKIFMLASVEERAERRHLENLNKGFDSNLEQLKEEIAQRDKLDSEREVSPLKKADDALELDTTSLSIEEVVQKIMSIVSGVFAK
- the rpsA gene encoding 30S ribosomal protein S1 — encoded protein: MVEKMNEEVMDSKELQVGDVVTGSVTKVEEKQVLVNVGYKTDGVIPISELANVHIEKASDVVELDQTLELKIIKLEEDDLVLSKRAVDAEKAWVELQEKFTSGHVFDVIVKDIVNGGLVVDLGVRGFIPASLVEVHYVEDFTDYKGKTLAVKIVELDREKNRVILSHKAVVELELDSKKKEAISSLKEGDVVEGTVQRLTDFGAFVNVGGVDGLVHISQISHERVEQPSEVLEQGQKVKVKVLSVDADTQRISLSIKAAQPGPWENVAGEIKAGDIREGVVKRLVTFGAFVEILPGVEGLVHVSQIANRHVKNPNEVLEMGQEVKVKVLEVHVAEKRISLSIKEALEENNVTEDYSQYEPNADSATFQLSDIIGEQLKKLKK
- a CDS encoding type 2 isopentenyl-diphosphate Delta-isomerase gives rise to the protein MVRAKRKLDHIEYALSTGQSRTHGFHDIDFVHQSLPNSNYDTITCETKIGELSLSSPIFINAMTGGGGEKTLHINEQLAYVAKHHNLAMAVGSQMAALKDESEAASYKVIRKVNPNGIFFANLGSEATIEQAERAVDMIEANALQIHLNVIQELTMPEGDRDFTGVLQRIEKIVLNSKVPIIVKEVGFGMSKETMQQLVNVGVTAIDIGGQGGTNFAAVENERRQRMLSYFNNWGIQTATSIIEATSTNNNLSFIASGGIQTALDVAKAIALGANTTAFAGYFLRILMQDGIEKLVDEIELLHTDLKFIMTALGAKTIEELQSVPLVVKGETYHWLMQRGIDTAHYSRR
- a CDS encoding YpzI family protein; the protein is MGKDRQERKLRESRRVESDRDQSLQYPGATGLDTPEQARKQNQH
- a CDS encoding YphA family membrane protein — its product is MDGSTFYFVAWIGWIIVTFFMKKDPIRWKLGACILIFIICSPLHVTIASFVVSVNALLLCIISFIGITLYSVWKKLYSLLSALIIAMLYTSFHLLEIYDPIWIVVDRVFLLSSALVYASVLLHGDRILRLCSLYVGMLQAELLVTFIFSKLNFPYDYGSLAFFDIVAISTLFMAILFWIAKASVYMERFKRKTRKRKARVIHD
- a CDS encoding YIEGIA family protein — encoded protein: MTEYTPAILCGVIAGTVTRVLMLRTDTRQYPTRLHGKIIHIAMGLIAAALGAIAIPSILKKDFSAITFLTLAATQFRDVRNMERNTLQQLDGYELVPRGNTYIEGIALVFESRNYLAMLTSFATTFAYIGFRSWIAGVIMAIIAFFIAKKLMSGKRLHDLVEIEHVPLRFEGAGLYIDNIYIMNIGLPARQEEIMKYGMGFILKPKSIDAMVTISNLGQRQAILHDVSVALGIYRDSGTPALVPLAKRDLEDGRVGIFVLPQDQDAEKAIGVIGNVPTLESAVHMSSEAPKGRGDKR
- a CDS encoding capping complex subunit for YIEGIA, whose amino-acid sequence is MMLESVILAVITTTPEKFAGGAPLFVCESTEELEFVANNLEAILDGIAHRLQENVYIIVKH
- the der gene encoding ribosome biogenesis GTPase Der, with protein sequence MPKPVIAIVGRPNVGKSTIFNRIVGERVSIVEDIPGVTRDRIYSAGEWLNHEFNIIDTGGIDIGDEPFLTQIRQQAEVAIDEADVIIFMTNGRDGVTAADEEVAKILYRSNKPVVLAVNKVDNPEMRSDIYDFYALGFGEPFPISGTHGLGLGDLLDEAAQHFPKIEEDGYDEDTIRFSLIGRPNVGKSSLVNALLGQERVIVSNVAGTTRDAVDTPYSKDGKDYVIIDTAGMRKKGKVYESTEKYSVLRALRAIERSDVVLVVLDGEEGIIEQDKKIAGYAHDSGRAVVIVVNKWDAVKKDEKTMKAFEENIRAHFQFLEYAPIVFLSAKTRKRTQTLIPVIDEVNESHSIRIQTNVLNDVIMDAVAMNPTPTHNGSRLKIFYATQVAVKPPTFVVFVNDPELLHFSYERFLKNRLRESFGFVGTPIHIIARARD